The genomic stretch CACTGGGTATTCACCTGGGAGAGGAATCAGGGGATGCAGACAGGGAAACCGAGAGACATGGGAGATTTGATAATGAATATTTATCAGGTAGAGGAAGTCCAGAGGAAAACTGTAATATAAAAATCTGCATTACTGTGGTTGCGTGATAATAATTAGAAGTATGTTTATACTGAGTAAGGAGGATGCactctgaagtgtgtgtgtgtgtctacagtcaGAGACTGTATTCGCAGGCCCTTCTGGAGCAGTACCGCAAGGCTCTGGAAACTGCGGTGCAGATCTCGTGCCGTTACAACGTGCCACCCCTCCCTGGCCGCACCATGATCTTCTTCGCTGGTAACATGGGTGAGGATGACACCTGGAGCGCCGCTCAGGACTTCTGCTGCCCGCCTGACGCAGAGGCAGAaaaagaagatgaagaagagaaACTCACACCCTCTGTAAGAACCCAAAACCTCAACACACTGAGTCCCTgaccagaaacaacccctagcctcTACTCTCTACGCACTTGTGTAGATCTAAAATAAATGGTGAAGTATAGTCAGTATGGTAGCAGCTTCACCCTTCCCTCAGACATGCTAGGTTACATTCTCCATATTGCTTAGACTTGTCCAGTACTCCCAGACAAGTGCCTAGTGAGTAGGGGCTAGGGCCATACTCTACAACGCCCAGCAGCTATAATCTGTGCTTATTACTGACCCTGCTGATTTGTGAATTTCCTCACAGATGCAGGAGGTAGCAGTGTTGCTGTCACTGATGATAGCCCACAGCGCTGAGCATCCCCAGCTGATCCAGTTTAACTGGTGGGGTTGTGCAGAAGCAAAGCTCAAGTCGGACGTGCTGTTGGATAATGTCAGGCATGTGATGAAGCAGGTAGAGGTGAGGCTGTCGTTTCCTTTCCCTCATGTCTATCTACACACTGTTGTAATGGTTTCAATACTTTTCCAACATAATGCCATCACTGTGAAGTCAGTTTAGATAAACTGAAGTTAATATTCAGAAGACTTTGAACTGAATATTCAAAGTGCGTAGTACTAGAGAGATCGATAGTATATTGAATCATTTCTCTTACAGGAGGCTCAGAATGCCTATGACAAGCATGAAACATTCTCTTCTTTCATGAGCAGAGAGATGACGCAGAAAAACAAGGTGTGTTTATGTGCACATTTGTACATTTGAATTGTTTTCAGGGATCCATTTTACTTAATTGTACTTTGAATCGTGACCTTCCCGTCTTCCTTCTCAGGTGGACAATATCATCGTGCTGGCGGATCATTACTTGGATAATAACATGGATATGGCGCTTGACCGATACAGGAAGGATGTGAACAATAAAGCCCTCGTAGTGAAAATCTTCTTTGGGAAAAGGTATGGGGTGCTTTTCTGTGTGCTGACCAGCAGCACATCTCTGCCACGTAGGAGAGAGCAAGCATTTACTATTCTATGAGAAACAACCTTTTCTTTCAATAAGGAGCATTTTCAGTACATGTTCTGTATCCCCAGTGTGTTAACAGCTACAACCTTCACTGTGTGTGTCCTGCCTCTGTCTGTTGCAGGACGGGAGACCAATCCACAGACAGGAACTGTGTGGTACTCCAAGGCTTCAGCGAGCAGATCCTCAGGCAAGCTTTCTTCTCATTCACCCTCttgtcactgacacacacacatacacacaccttgtGGCATGGTGTCTCTGAAGTGTTTGTGTAACTCAACAGGTTTGTGGCTGAAAGAGGCTCATCTAGACTGCTGGATCACGTGGAGCACATAGACAAGCTGCATCACATTCTCCCGCCACAGGGGTGTGCTAAAGAGGCTGAGCTAGAAGCTGCCATCACCCCACTTCCTGCCACCCCAAAGTTGAGGTACTGTGGCAGGGCAGGTTGAATACATTTCCTTCAAAACTGGTTTGGTTGTCCATGATTATCCATACTTGATTATTGGGCTGTCTCTGACAACATAGAGCCTTCATTTCAGGGTAGCCATAGGGttacctgagtggcgcagtggtctaaggcactgtatcgcagtgctaactgtgccactagagatcctggttcgaatccaggctctgtcgccgccggccgcgaccgggagactcatgggcggcgcacaattggcccagcgtcgtccagggtaggggagggaatggccggcagggatgtagctcagttgatagagcatggcgtttgcaacgccagggttgtgggtttgattcccacggggggccagtataaaaaaaaaaatatgtattcactaactgtaagtcgctctggataagagcgtctgctaaatgactaaaatgtcaaaaatgtaaatgtaaaaccacAGAGATGAACGAACACGAAACAAACTGAGCAttactctcctttctctcctcttgtaTCACTGACTCTCTTATCCCCCTCCTTTTCTCTGCTtgtcctttctctctgtcctcctgtcctttctctgtcctcctgtcctctctgtcctttctctctctgtcctcctgtcctttctctctctgtccccctgtccgttctctctctgtccccctgtccgttctctctctgtccccctgtcctttctctctctgtccccctgtcctttctctctctgtccccctgtcctttctctctctgttctcctgtcgtTTGCCcatgtcctccctgtctctttagaTGGCGAggcgtgcgtgtgtttgtctcCTCCACGTTCAGAGACATGCACGCTGAGAGAGATGTTCTGGTGCGCAGTGTGTTCCCTGAGCTCCGGCGTCGTGCGGCACCACACTGCCTCTACCTGCAGGAGGTGGAACTGCGCTGGGGGGTGACTGAGGAGGAGACGGGGCGCGTCGTGGAGCTCTGCCTCTCAGAGGTGTGCCGTAGCCAACTGCTGCTAGGCATTCTGGGAGAGCGATATGGACTGCTGCCTCCCCGTCCATCCCTACCAGACCTCCCACAATACAGCTGGGTAAGGTTTGCCTTCTCAAGACGCTATCTCTCTTTCCATATCTCTCTTTCTTAGTCCTACTAAGCTGTCTGTTTGCACAAAATGTCATGTTTTCTATCAGGAGAGAAGTTTTATTTGCAGCCACATCTAGTCAGAAAACATGTTTAAGATAAAGATGATATTTTTTGAATGATTTGGTTACCCTTCTCTACAGCTGGATTCTGCTCCATCGGGGTTGTCCATCACCGAGATGGAGATTCGACAGTTCCAGGCCCTTCATCCAGACACAGCTCAGAATCGCATGTTTTGCTACTTCAGGTCACCCCACCTGTCCAGGTAGACAATATCAAATCAGTCCACTTCACATATCCAGGTTCACACCTTGAAAAATACTCATTTGTCCAATCGTTCATTTGCCAATGCCTCATATGAACAATAAGATTATGACTGTATGCATTTGAATATTAAATAATATAATCATGTTAATAATCGTCATACAAAACGTGTACAATGTTTGCTTCCTGATTTCTCAGGTCTGTTCCTGTGGCGTGGAGGACAGACTTTGCTCCTGAGTCCAAGGAGGCTGAATGTAAGATGGCCGACCTGAAAAGAAGAATAGTGGATAGTGAAGCTAAAGTCACAGAGAAGTGAGCTCAGTTGTAGTTCCTTACACATTGTCTTGAAGTAGCTTTATTAAGATAATTGGTCTCATGTGCATTGGTAtcatgtgctctctctctctcagttaccCCTGTGAGTGGGGTGGTGTTGTGGATGGGAAGCCCTATGTGAAAGGCCTGGAGGAGTTTGGGAAGGTGGTGCTGGAGGACCTTTGGGGGGCGCTGTTGAAGCAGTTTGTGGAGGTCAGAGACTTTGACTATGACAGACAACTTAACATTGAagccatctccctccatcttggGTTCCACTTCCACCAATCATTGTATTGATGTTGTTTCTCTGACAGAAACCGGATGAAAGTGATTCCAGGTCAGATCTGTCAGAGCAGGAAGTGCACCAGGGCGCCCTGCAGCGGCAGTTCTTTGGCCGTGCCAAGCTGCTCTCTGGGGCGGTGGGCAAGGTGCAGGAGGCTCAGCTCAAAGGAGGAATGGTGCTGCTGGAGGGAGCTCCAGGAGAGGGCAAGACTGTCTTCATGGTAAACCGTAGCAGCAGCTTTAGCAGAGATACACAAACATACTTTATTCGCTCAGTATAAAGATATTATCCATATTTTTGTCCTACCCGGTTTCTGTAAGGTTTTTCTTATGCATTGTCTCCTCCCTTCACACAGGCTGCTCTGGCGAACGCCCTAAGAACTCCTACCAAGTCCCAGAAAACCCCTAGAGGTGATGTCATCTCCTACTCCACTGTTGCTACCCAATCAGCATGCACTGTGGAAAACCTTCTACGCTGCCTTGTACAGTGGTTACGGAGAGGCAAGGAAAAAGAGGACTGGCCTCTCCCTTCCTCTTATAAGTGAGTGCAGACAGCAAACATTTCATCCAGATTTTGTCAAATGGCCTTTCAATGTCCTTGCCAATAAATGTGCTTGAGTCAATAGTAAGGGCCATTGCTGTTCAAGACTAACCCAACCATGACTGTTTTATCATAGAGATCTGCTGACAGAATTCCACTCCCAGTTGAGTGACACCAGGAAGGACCAACCACTGGCCCTGCTAGTTGATGGGGCGGAGCATGTGCAGGATGgtagaggacagctgacctctgATTGGATACCACAGCACCTTCCTCAGGTCAGAAACTCAGCCTAAATATACACAGATGTTTTCAGTTTATCTGTGTACATGGTGATCACAGgaggtggcaccttaattggggaggacgggctcgtggtaatggctgaagTGGAATTAGTGGACGttttatcaaatacatcaaacacatggtttcaatgtgtttgatgccattctgtTAGCTCCGTTCCaaacattattatgagccgtcctcccctcagcagcctccactgtagtATCATATAGTATAGGATTTAACATAACGCATACAAAACTTCTACTCTTTCTTTTGTTGTGTTCTTCTGACAGGGTGTGTCTTTGGTGCTGAGTGTCACCTCCACTTCGGCCCTGCTGCGAGTCCTCGCCAAGAACAAACGGGCCTTCTTGTTTCCTTTAGGACAGCTTTCTTTGCCGGACAGAAAGGAGATAGTTCAAAAGGAACTTGCCGTTTATGGGAAGAAGCTTAGTGACTCTGCCTTCAATAATCAGGTAATtatctttacattttagtaatttagcagatgctcttatccagagtgacttactgtAGTGAGTggatactttttcatactggtcccccgtgggaatcgaacccacaaccctggcgttgcaagcgccatgctctaccaactgagccatatggGATCCCATATCATCACACTGAAAAGCCTACTAACAGTGTTGTGAATAGTATGGCCTGCTCTGTATAATTTTGTCACCATTAATTAACTATTGTCTCTGTGTACCTGTATAGCTTCAGACCCTTCTGATGAAGAAGGGAGCAGTGAGTCCACTTTACCTGCACCTGGCCTGTGAGGACCTGAGGAACTTTGCCTCTTTTGAAAAGGTCAGACATCATGCATGTCACAATCACATTGACCCGACCCATAGTGACCCATAGTCATGATGATCTGTGTCTGTGTTCCAGATGAAGGAGAGCCTCCaggctcttcctccatctctgagTGAGTTGGTGCAGCACAGCCTGAGCAGACTGCAGTCCCAGTACAGAGAAGTAGGACTGGGCTGGGCGTTGGCCGCCTTGACTGTCAGCACCACCGGTGAGAACCTGGGCACTTCAAAACCACCTTATTCACTACTCACTGACTGCATACACTGTCttttcaacacacacacctcctatatcatctcccgagtggcgcagtagctgtgccactagagatcctggttcgaatccaggctctgtcgtagccggccgcgaccgggagacccatggggcggcgcacaattggcccagcgtcgtccagggtaggggagggaatggccggcaggggatgtagctcagttggtagagcatggcgtttgcaacgccagggttgtgggttcgataaaataatgtatgcgctaactgtaagtcgctctggataagagcgtctgctaaatgactaaaatgtaaatgtaaatgtatatgttacCCAAATCCCCTCATCTCAACATGCACTCCTTACCTGGTGGCTGGCGGTGGTGTGGACCAATTGTTATATCTGCTCAAGTGACTAAAATATAACACTCACTAATATTCATACCCTACTTACTAATCACGGTTACTCATCTCATTCAGCAATTGTGCTCTGTGACATGTCATGACAATTCCGCCCTGGTTCCATTGCAggcctgagggagagagacctgTATGCCATACTGAACATGTGCAATGGCCTGACCTCTGGAGGTGAGAAGGCAACATGGCAAGATATGCTGCACTTGGCCAGAAAGCCCATAAAGCGCGTCCCAATGGCAACCTTCTCCCACATGGTGCGGAGTCTACAGAGGTATGAGACTGTGTCAAATGATGGGGAGTCAGAGGTCAGACTTGGGTTGATGAGGCAATCAAACGAATATCGGCTGATGTTcaattctctacccttctcccagaagtgtgcacttgttcactcccTCTCATGGAATGCGCTGGTGTAAGAAATATGATGGGAACGACCACTACTATCCACTGCTTTTAACGAAGGGGGAATGAATGAGTAATTGTACACTGTGGAATGGAGAATGGTAAGGAATTGAACGTAAACACAGTCCATCTCTTTGTTGTTGACCCTCTTCTGCAGCCTGATTGATCCGTCCCACTGTCACGGCCCGGATGACCTCCTGGCACTGACCAATCCCGAGGTCAGGCTGGCCTTTAAAAAAGAGCTCCTCCTACCAGGAGAGGCTGACTGGACCAGGGCTCATATCCTGTTGGCAGGTAGCTACTATTGTAAAGATCCTACACACGAATTCACTGCTTACATCTGTATATAATCATAcaaaacacacagacatagaTACAAATGGATttgtttgtctttctctctcagccCATCTTTGGGTGCTGGCAGATCCTCAGGGAACATGCACATTTCTTCACTGTGAGGCCAGCTCCATCTTGAACCTGCCTTTCCACCTGGTCAGTGACACTGCCTCTAGCTTTTAACCTCTCTCCCAGTTGACCACACCTTAACTCTTGGTTGTCTTTGGTCAGATGAGAAGTGGCCAGTGGGAGGCACTGCATTGCCTGCTCTCTAGTTATAATTTCCTGTTTGCCAACGTGCGCCATGGCCTCCTGCACCACCTCCTGGAGACCTACAGCTTATTTGGTAAGTCAGCTCTCTGGAGATATGTAAGAACTTCATTCGATGATAGGTGTTAGGTTATCTAGTAACTTTTCATCAACTCTACTTCTACTTCACTGCAGGCAAGAGGGTCGAATCGGAAGGTATTCGTTCATGGGACACTTTAGGTAATAGAATTGATCCTTTTCTACCGGTTACCTCTAGAGAAAAGTCTCTCTAGAATCTGTTCCTCAGACAGAAAGCCCAGAGTTGAGTCTTCCTCTCCTTTTTCCTGTGAAGACCAGAGCGGTCTGACGGATTGTGTCGGGTTCCTGCAGCGCCATGCTCCACTCCTGTCCTCATGGCCAGCCCTGTTTCTGCAGCAAGCTCTCAATGAGCCCAACCACACTGACGCCCATGTATGGGCACAAGGCATGATGGGAAAAGGAGGGAAAGGGGTGCATGTGATGAGGTGGCTGAACAATGAACAACATACCCAGCCGGAAACCAGGTAGCTAATCTTCATGCCGTTTGTACAAGTGATATTTACAGTTAATGCAGTTAGACCATATTGACCTCTGTGTTCGCTACCTCAGTGAGTTAGTTATATTGTTTCTTACCTTAGTAGTGATGATCTTAGTGATGCTGGTGTCCTCTGTGTTACCACAGTAAGCTGGTCTCCACCTTCCCCTCTGAGCCCACCTGTGTGGTTGTGAGTCCAGGGGGTGGGGTCATGGCAGTAGGGACTGGACAGGGCACCCTCCACCTCGTCCACACAGAGACTGGACAGGTAAACTCCTGCTCTCTGtccataaaaacaatatgccacTGACCTAACAGACTAGGACAGGACTTACTGCTGACTATATGCCACCATGAACACTAAAATATGACAGTAATGTCTTTCAAATGCTCCATATATTTGAATCGAAGTCCATTTTACCTTGACCGTTAACAGGAAGTGAGGTCACTGGTGAGCAGCTGTGACGGAATCTCAGGATGTGTCTTCCTGAGGGAGGGGCTTATGGGAACTACTTCATTTGATGGACGAATTGAATTGTGGGATGTTGAGAATGGCTGCAGGTGAGACAATGCTTGGAATAAAAGAAAGTATTCCCCAGGCCTATATATTCCCCAGGCATATACAATAGCTTTACAAATATGGGATTACGAAATTCCGATCTTGCAGTCACATGCAAAATGGTCAACTGTCTTGTCTTTCTAGGACTGCCCTCATCGATGGCCACTCAAACAGAATAACAGGAAGTGACATCAGTGCAGACCGGAAGCACCTTGCAACTGTGTCCCTGGACTTAAGGCTTAAAGTGAGTCTCGCATCAAGACTACGCCAGTCGCTCTGATTACTACTTCACCCATTCATTTGAACGTTAATGTTATCAATGTTATTCTCCACAGGTGTGGTCATCTCCAAAGGGCAGTCTGGTCACAGCCCTCTCCAGCCCTAGCCCTCTGAACTGTGTGACCTTTGACCCCGAAGGTCATCTTGTGGCTGCGGGGGGTTGGGATGGAGCTGTGCGTCTGTGGAACTGGCTGAAGGGTGAAGTTACGGTGAGTCGAATGAAGGACATATTGCGAGCAGAGATGTCACACTGTTAAATGTTTTATTCCCTCGTCGTTTTAACACAACCTTTCTTTCATCATTCCTCCTTTCCAGACTCTCTCTGGTCATCAGAGGTCAGTACGCAGTCtagctttctctccctcctcttctctgctttgctctggctgtctgtctggagaGGTGAGGCTGTGGTCAGTTCCAGCCTCTACCTGCGTGGGGCGCTACCAGGCTCACAGCGGATCTACAGAGGTGCTCACCTTCCTGCTGGGAGGGACGGTACTCCTGAGTGCTGGATCTGACCACACGGTGAGAAGGATGgtttacacacgcacacacacacacagtgaagatCTCAATTGCTTACTCcttgtgtcctctctcctcgtcttcttctcaaaacccattggaggagaaggtcagaggggagggacctctgtctttctcatccaatgggttttgagaaggagacgaggcGAGCGGATGCTAGGAGTAAACAATTGAGATCTTCCCATATTCACACATTTTGAAAGCTTCCTTGTTTACCTGTCCCCCGTCCTCCACAGGTCCAGTTATGGTCAGGTGGTCTGGGTcgctctgtgaatgtgtttggaGAACCCAAGGTATGCTGTTCCACTCATCTTTCAGAAGTTCCTCAATTTCCATTTCTGTCATTCGGAAGCTCAAAAATCACTTTGTTTGCCTTGACAGGAGTCTGTTGTTCAGAAGGGAAAGAAGATGTCAACCACGGAGCCTGCTGCTCTATGTGTGGCTGTCACTGGTGGTTATGCTGCAGTTGGTTACCATGGTGATGGGTTGAAGCTCTTCAGTCTTGAATCAGGTATATGGTTTTAAGTTTGCTAACAAACACCAACTCTGCAAGCCAAGGAAATGAATAAATTTAATAAATTACTGAACACAACATCAGTGATTCAGAACTGAATGAAACCACCCCAACCCTATTGTGCAGGTGAGAGGACGTGGGCTAGCGAGGACCTGCGGGTGTCCATTCTCTGCCTGATGTGGCTGGCTGCAGAGGAACCCGACCTGCTGGTGTCTGGGGGCGGGGACCAACGGCTGAGGGtgtggaggagacaggaggagggagaggcagacatGGTGCTGCTGGGACGTTTTGGGTTGCAACAAGGCCCCATCCTGGCCCTGGCACAAAACTCCTCTTATCTGGCCTCTGCCTCAGGTCAGACCAATAACTAAAACACAAATTAAACACTCAGTTGATCAATAGTTAACTCATTTTGTACTAATCACTAATTTATCTAATCATTGTGTTAAGACAATTTACTAACTTTTTCCATCTCTTTCCTCAGATGACTGTTCCATTGCTCTGTGGGCAGTGAAGGACTTGACCTCTGACACCTGGGTTGACCCCAGTGTGATCTCTGTCCTGAGAGGTCACAGTGGAGGGGTCACCTGCCTGGCCTTCAGTCCAACTGGGGAGGAGTTGCTGTCTGGAGGAAAAGATCAGGTATAGGTTTTCAGAGTGTGTTCATATTTGAGTTTCGGTTGGTGTGTAATctcagttaacccagaactaaagtaattgtaattggtcagatgctcgatttaagttctgggtccatacgtGTTAAAGGAAGAGGGAGAACGGGGATCGGAAGCGGAACTAAGAGCTCCACCCACTCTCTTTGCAAGTTACGAGCAAGTCTATTGGCCAAATGTTCCCTTCAGAAATTtgaaagatgctaacacctgtGAAATCGTGTTTTGTCTGAAAtaaccagtgacaaaaaaaaacaaGCACTGAAACTAATGCTGCTCCTTTTCTCATGCATCCCGATGTATCATGACAGATCTACGCTACCAGTTCTGTTTACGTAGTCAGTCCACGAGAGATTAGTTGGTGTGTTGCAATTTTACTTTTATTGTGAATAGTGGGGATGCTGTTGATGGCAACGACCAAGAATATTGAGAGCTGTCTGTTGTCACTTGTTTACTTGTGACTGTTGTGGTGATAATGTGACATTTTTCCTCAGGTTCTAATGGTGTGGAATGCCAGTTCCTCTCCTCCTACTCTCACTCAGTCTCTACCACACTGTCATGGAGACTGGATAACTGGCTGTGTCTGGGGCCCAAACTGTgtggtgag from Coregonus clupeaformis isolate EN_2021a chromosome 21, ASM2061545v1, whole genome shotgun sequence encodes the following:
- the tep1 gene encoding telomerase protein component 1 yields the protein MKALTLLQPHGAREQQAASGELYSNYLGQSMENRCLVQTSVLPQALSGPGSQPSSCSSLQPSRLTSTTSYLLSTTASSLTSPCLTSHLLTSPLLSTENKFLKRDSLLFPRSLFLPSPPPLPTLFNSSLGSSTRVLPPTCSLPPPVLNVEERIEGEGEGRIRQPASEDALSYYEEMTVDSDQDSLMAEETESSTEMPVLDMVLDEEELDQIMPFGEHEFGEMERGKDELEEELKDKKYLLLNEVCCSLVNKSTAPGQKDWDAEESVWKRIQNLSKAISTDDPQFLLKVAVYTRQELNIRITANFLLALAAHLPTSKPHVRRYFCAAVQLPSDWLEVVRLYSTCFGHSLPTCLKKALGDKFKQFNEYQLAKYNTRKHRCKHNRSRPKGKKPSTQQLEKWANMLGSDATNLQKYLKMERAVVDKKQSEFSLKKLIKRLHIKEPAQHVLAILGKRYPGDPKAFSRSGLSGVWDRERAGQRMKLKQPDTWERKLSQEGNKASTWEKLIDSNSLPFMAMLRNLRNMITQGISERHHQKILGRLTFRKAVIQSRQFPFRFLSAYKVIMELNNMARASEKVFSSSREILRGILKKMPKNKRFSHLDWETAGKKRLRVALGVPFVYRIYNMKKSQLKKASQRLYSQALLEQYRKALETAVQISCRYNVPPLPGRTMIFFAGNMGEDDTWSAAQDFCCPPDAEAEKEDEEEKLTPSMQEVAVLLSLMIAHSAEHPQLIQFNWWGCAEAKLKSDVLLDNVRHVMKQVEEAQNAYDKHETFSSFMSREMTQKNKVDNIIVLADHYLDNNMDMALDRYRKDVNNKALVVKIFFGKRTGDQSTDRNCVVLQGFSEQILRFVAERGSSRLLDHVEHIDKLHHILPPQGCAKEAELEAAITPLPATPKLRWRGVRVFVSSTFRDMHAERDVLVRSVFPELRRRAAPHCLYLQEVELRWGVTEEETGRVVELCLSEVCRSQLLLGILGERYGLLPPRPSLPDLPQYSWLDSAPSGLSITEMEIRQFQALHPDTAQNRMFCYFRSPHLSRSVPVAWRTDFAPESKEAECKMADLKRRIVDSEAKVTENYPCEWGGVVDGKPYVKGLEEFGKVVLEDLWGALLKQFVEKPDESDSRSDLSEQEVHQGALQRQFFGRAKLLSGAVGKVQEAQLKGGMVLLEGAPGEGKTVFMAALANALRTPTKSQKTPRGDVISYSTVATQSACTVENLLRCLVQWLRRGKEKEDWPLPSSYKDLLTEFHSQLSDTRKDQPLALLVDGAEHVQDGRGQLTSDWIPQHLPQGVSLVLSVTSTSALLRVLAKNKRAFLFPLGQLSLPDRKEIVQKELAVYGKKLSDSAFNNQLQTLLMKKGAVSPLYLHLACEDLRNFASFEKMKESLQALPPSLSELVQHSLSRLQSQYREVGLGWALAALTVSTTGLRERDLYAILNMCNGLTSGGEKATWQDMLHLARKPIKRVPMATFSHMVRSLQSLIDPSHCHGPDDLLALTNPEVRLAFKKELLLPGEADWTRAHILLAAHLWVLADPQGTCTFLHCEASSILNLPFHLMRSGQWEALHCLLSSYNFLFANVRHGLLHHLLETYSLFGKRVESEGIRSWDTLDQSGLTDCVGFLQRHAPLLSSWPALFLQQALNEPNHTDAHVWAQGMMGKGGKGVHVMRWLNNEQHTQPETSKLVSTFPSEPTCVVVSPGGGVMAVGTGQGTLHLVHTETGQEVRSLVSSCDGISGCVFLREGLMGTTSFDGRIELWDVENGCRTALIDGHSNRITGSDISADRKHLATVSLDLRLKVWSSPKGSLVTALSSPSPLNCVTFDPEGHLVAAGGWDGAVRLWNWLKGEVTTLSGHQRSVRSLAFSPSSSLLCSGCLSGEVRLWSVPASTCVGRYQAHSGSTEVLTFLLGGTVLLSAGSDHTVQLWSGGLGRSVNVFGEPKESVVQKGKKMSTTEPAALCVAVTGGYAAVGYHGDGLKLFSLESGERTWASEDLRVSILCLMWLAAEEPDLLVSGGGDQRLRVWRRQEEGEADMVLLGRFGLQQGPILALAQNSSYLASASDDCSIALWAVKDLTSDTWVDPSVISVLRGHSGGVTCLAFSPTGEELLSGGKDQVLMVWNASSSPPTLTQSLPHCHGDWITGCVWGPNCVVSCSSDCKIRVWDLQKGRSVREILARSSLSAVCCLGEFVIAGCAEGELHVWKWDSGMEISRISAHKSRIHHCSVLPDPDKTKETKQEDMVVATASDDGTVKLWHPFQVQHHSTLQGHSGGIHGAVSKQEGVPAFLTVSEDRSLRSWSVAAAMESPLNQRGTVTALSFSQSGDVLLSGYESGRVEIWKHNSAVGHKKVSDSSVTAICSMPDGQFAVGCRQRSVSVWKLEWNPQHNAASLLKVSTYSVPTPVMHLYYCSILLGTCEDGNIINVLADADREINNWKDDTQILGMVANDEKSTWLVGEKKGQVVLGFLYAMGPKTDLQSSCGEIKLEMEETCGGKGGWITAVTVERELVVCGDSKGNMWFNQPPNVNSWSSRKPAHSDRISVLRLTNSTMISASHDRTVKMWDRNTKKQVGVFVCSGPVLVLEVNPHCSSELVCGDALGQLYFLSWRE